A window of Rosa rugosa chromosome 7, drRosRugo1.1, whole genome shotgun sequence genomic DNA:
caaaataagtaACTCATGCGTCATGCATGATATATTAATTAGGGCGTCCAATACAAATTAAAGTAGTCTGAAATAACTTTGCAAGCAGCCATTTTTCTCCTGCTTATAAGGAGAGCATGGCAACCTTTTTCACATACCATTATCTCCCCTCGACTTCAGTCTTCTAATTCATTGACTCAAGCCAGAGCTCTTCTCTGCATTCTTGCACCTTCCTACTCTCAAACTCCACAAGCATTATCCCAGATTCCCAGCTTCTCTAATTATTTTTGGCTCATTTCTTATTCGCCTAATCGAGTAATGGCATCCCTGACTTCGTCGCGGAATTCCAACTCGTCCTGGACGCTGAAGCAGAACAAGCTGTTTGAGAATGCCCTGGCTGTGTACGACAAGGACACACAGGACCGGTGGCACAATTTGGCCAAGGCTGTGGGTGGAAAATCAGCCGAGGAAGTCAAGAGGCACTATGAGATTCTGGTGCAGGATCTCATGCATATAGAATCTGGTCAAGTCGTTCTACCCAATTACAGGGCCACTGGAAGCAACTCTAGACTCTAGAAGTGCTGATCATGAGTGAGGCTTGAGAAAAATCTGAAGATATGATGAA
This region includes:
- the LOC133722304 gene encoding protein RADIALIS-like 6, producing the protein MASLTSSRNSNSSWTLKQNKLFENALAVYDKDTQDRWHNLAKAVGGKSAEEVKRHYEILVQDLMHIESGQVVLPNYRATGSNSRL